One Bos taurus isolate L1 Dominette 01449 registration number 42190680 breed Hereford chromosome 14, ARS-UCD2.0, whole genome shotgun sequence genomic region harbors:
- the ALKAL1 gene encoding ALK and LTK ligand 1, which produces MRPARPGAPVPALLLLALVLALRGTQGRPGGSRGAHVAGEEPKPSLPAASRSAEIFPRDLNLKDKFIKHFTGPVTFSAECSKHFHRLYHNTRDCSTPAYYKRCARLLKRLAVSPLCSQTEKTYVHFLRM; this is translated from the exons ATGCGACCGGCGAGGCCAGGCGCCCCGGTGCCGGCGCTGCTCCTGCTGGCGCTCGTCCTGGCCCTGCGAGGGACGCAGGGGAGGCCCGGGGGCAGCAGGGGCGCGCACGTCGCGGGCGAGGAGCCGAAGCCGTCCCTCCCCGCGGCCTCTCGAAGCGCAG aaatattccCAAGAGATTTGAACTTAAAAGACAAATTCATCAAGCATTTCACAG GGCCAGTCACGTTTTCAGCTGAGTGCAGCAAACACTTCCACAGGCTGTATCACAACACCAGGGACTGCTCGACGCCAGCTT ATTACAAAAGATGTGCTAGATTGTTAAAAAGACTAGCAGTGAGTCCTCTGTGCTCACAGACGGAGAAGACCTATGT GCATTTCTTAAGAATGTAA